A stretch of Castanea sativa cultivar Marrone di Chiusa Pesio chromosome 2, ASM4071231v1 DNA encodes these proteins:
- the LOC142623465 gene encoding uncharacterized protein LOC142623465 isoform X1 codes for MAANSESEKQTFRLFSTSTSLGLGFLDSSENPLPSPPPPPPPPPYLEVISTQISSSVKYTVELVNLGELTLLKGRVNTQEVFGLSNSDLVPGKYEGGLKLWEGSLDLVKALHMEVKNGNLSLRGKRVLELGCGHGLPGIFACLEGAAAVHFQDFNAEVLRSLTIPNVNANLSENIQHLETNEMNAGGEVRFFAGDWSEIHKLLPRVPSNEKNLNCSSGHSQVASYDIILMAETVYSVSTLQSLYELIKMCTSSPHGVVYMAAKKHYFGVGGGTRQFLSLVEKDGVMASNLVAEVADGSSNVREVWKLSFR; via the exons ATGGCGGCAAACTCTGAGAGTGAG AAACAGACGTTTCGCTTATTCTCAACCTCCACCAGTTTGGGTCTAGGGTTTCTTGATTCTTCAGAAAACCCTCTCCCttctccacctccacctccacctccacctccataCCTCGAAGTAATTTCCACTCAG ATTTCTTCGTCTGTGAAATACACTGTGGAGCTAGTAAACTTGGGGGAACTTACTTTGCTCAAG GGCCGCGTTAATACGCAAGAGGTTTTTGGTTTATCAAACTCCGATTTAGTCCCAGGGAAATATGAAG GGGGACTGAAGTTATGGGAAGGTTCACTGGATCTCGTTAAAGCGCTTCACATGGAGGTTAAAAATGGCAATTTGTCACTCAGGGGAAAGCGAGTTTTAGAG CTTGGATGTGGTCATGGACTTCCTGGGATCTTTGCATGCCTTGAG GGTGCAGCTGCTGTGCATTTCCAGGACTTCAATGCTGAGGTCCTACGTTCTCTAACCATTCCCAATGTAAATGCCAATCTTTCAGAAAATATTCAACACTTGGAAACAAATGAGATGAATGCTGGTGGTGAAGTTCGTTTCTTTGCTGGTGACTGGAGTGAAATCCATAAACTTCTTCCACGTGTACCAAGCAATGAGAAGAATCTAAACTGTAGCTCAGGGCACAGTCAAGTTGCTAGTtatgatattattttaatggcagAGACGGTTTACTCAGTCTCCACTCTCCAAAGCCTTTATGAACTTATAAAGATG TGCACAAGCAGTCCTCATGGAGTTGTTTACATGGCAGCAAAGAAGCATTATTTTGGGGTAGGTGGGGGAACCCGGCAGTTCCTATCTTTAGTAGAGAAAGATG GTGTTATGGCTTCTAACCTGGTTGCTGAAGTTGCAGATGGTTCGTCCAATGTCCGAGAGGTATGGAAGCTTTCATTTAGGTAG
- the LOC142623465 gene encoding uncharacterized protein LOC142623465 isoform X3 — MAANSESEKQTFRLFSTSTSLGLGFLDSSENPLPSPPPPPPPPPYLEISSSVKYTVELVNLGELTLLKGRVNTQEVFGLSNSDLVPGKYEGGLKLWEGSLDLVKALHMEVKNGNLSLRGKRVLELGCGHGLPGIFACLEGAAAVHFQDFNAEVLRSLTIPNVNANLSENIQHLETNEMNAGGEVRFFAGDWSEIHKLLPRVPSNEKNLNCSSGHSQVASYDIILMAETVYSVSTLQSLYELIKMCTSSPHGVVYMAAKKHYFGVGGGTRQFLSLVEKDGVMASNLVAEVADGSSNVREVWKLSFR; from the exons ATGGCGGCAAACTCTGAGAGTGAG AAACAGACGTTTCGCTTATTCTCAACCTCCACCAGTTTGGGTCTAGGGTTTCTTGATTCTTCAGAAAACCCTCTCCCttctccacctccacctccacctccacctccataCCTCGAA ATTTCTTCGTCTGTGAAATACACTGTGGAGCTAGTAAACTTGGGGGAACTTACTTTGCTCAAG GGCCGCGTTAATACGCAAGAGGTTTTTGGTTTATCAAACTCCGATTTAGTCCCAGGGAAATATGAAG GGGGACTGAAGTTATGGGAAGGTTCACTGGATCTCGTTAAAGCGCTTCACATGGAGGTTAAAAATGGCAATTTGTCACTCAGGGGAAAGCGAGTTTTAGAG CTTGGATGTGGTCATGGACTTCCTGGGATCTTTGCATGCCTTGAG GGTGCAGCTGCTGTGCATTTCCAGGACTTCAATGCTGAGGTCCTACGTTCTCTAACCATTCCCAATGTAAATGCCAATCTTTCAGAAAATATTCAACACTTGGAAACAAATGAGATGAATGCTGGTGGTGAAGTTCGTTTCTTTGCTGGTGACTGGAGTGAAATCCATAAACTTCTTCCACGTGTACCAAGCAATGAGAAGAATCTAAACTGTAGCTCAGGGCACAGTCAAGTTGCTAGTtatgatattattttaatggcagAGACGGTTTACTCAGTCTCCACTCTCCAAAGCCTTTATGAACTTATAAAGATG TGCACAAGCAGTCCTCATGGAGTTGTTTACATGGCAGCAAAGAAGCATTATTTTGGGGTAGGTGGGGGAACCCGGCAGTTCCTATCTTTAGTAGAGAAAGATG GTGTTATGGCTTCTAACCTGGTTGCTGAAGTTGCAGATGGTTCGTCCAATGTCCGAGAGGTATGGAAGCTTTCATTTAGGTAG
- the LOC142623465 gene encoding uncharacterized protein LOC142623465 isoform X2, whose protein sequence is MAANSESETFRLFSTSTSLGLGFLDSSENPLPSPPPPPPPPPYLEVISTQISSSVKYTVELVNLGELTLLKGRVNTQEVFGLSNSDLVPGKYEGGLKLWEGSLDLVKALHMEVKNGNLSLRGKRVLELGCGHGLPGIFACLEGAAAVHFQDFNAEVLRSLTIPNVNANLSENIQHLETNEMNAGGEVRFFAGDWSEIHKLLPRVPSNEKNLNCSSGHSQVASYDIILMAETVYSVSTLQSLYELIKMCTSSPHGVVYMAAKKHYFGVGGGTRQFLSLVEKDGVMASNLVAEVADGSSNVREVWKLSFR, encoded by the exons ATGGCGGCAAACTCTGAGAGTGAG ACGTTTCGCTTATTCTCAACCTCCACCAGTTTGGGTCTAGGGTTTCTTGATTCTTCAGAAAACCCTCTCCCttctccacctccacctccacctccacctccataCCTCGAAGTAATTTCCACTCAG ATTTCTTCGTCTGTGAAATACACTGTGGAGCTAGTAAACTTGGGGGAACTTACTTTGCTCAAG GGCCGCGTTAATACGCAAGAGGTTTTTGGTTTATCAAACTCCGATTTAGTCCCAGGGAAATATGAAG GGGGACTGAAGTTATGGGAAGGTTCACTGGATCTCGTTAAAGCGCTTCACATGGAGGTTAAAAATGGCAATTTGTCACTCAGGGGAAAGCGAGTTTTAGAG CTTGGATGTGGTCATGGACTTCCTGGGATCTTTGCATGCCTTGAG GGTGCAGCTGCTGTGCATTTCCAGGACTTCAATGCTGAGGTCCTACGTTCTCTAACCATTCCCAATGTAAATGCCAATCTTTCAGAAAATATTCAACACTTGGAAACAAATGAGATGAATGCTGGTGGTGAAGTTCGTTTCTTTGCTGGTGACTGGAGTGAAATCCATAAACTTCTTCCACGTGTACCAAGCAATGAGAAGAATCTAAACTGTAGCTCAGGGCACAGTCAAGTTGCTAGTtatgatattattttaatggcagAGACGGTTTACTCAGTCTCCACTCTCCAAAGCCTTTATGAACTTATAAAGATG TGCACAAGCAGTCCTCATGGAGTTGTTTACATGGCAGCAAAGAAGCATTATTTTGGGGTAGGTGGGGGAACCCGGCAGTTCCTATCTTTAGTAGAGAAAGATG GTGTTATGGCTTCTAACCTGGTTGCTGAAGTTGCAGATGGTTCGTCCAATGTCCGAGAGGTATGGAAGCTTTCATTTAGGTAG